Proteins encoded in a region of the Natrarchaeobius halalkaliphilus genome:
- the lpdA gene encoding dihydrolipoyl dehydrogenase, whose amino-acid sequence MTSESGSSDTDVVVIGAGPGGYVAAIRAAQHGRDVTLVEKNAYGGTCLNVGCIPSKALITATDIAYDAGQAEEMGVYAEAAVDLKEMVEWKDGIVDRLTNGVEKLSSARGVTLVEGTASFVNERTLEIETGGERDRLSFDHAIIATGSRPIELPGMAFDGETVLSSTHALALERVPQRLVVVGAGYIGMELSTVFAKLGTDVTVVEMLGGVLPGYDDEISNTIRSRAEKLGITFRFGEGASDATQTPNGVRVTTENEGEESFEYDADHVVVAVGREPVTDTLALEKIGIEPDDRGFIRTDEQGRTECDHAFAIGDVTGEPMLAHAASKAGHVVADVVAGETTTLDEFVVPAAVFTDPEIGSVGMTADEATERGYEPVVGRMPLNASGRALTLDEPDGFVRIVADGDTETILGAQIVGPEASELIAELALAIDLEATLADLATTVHTHPTLSEAVMEAAANARGEAIHTLNR is encoded by the coding sequence ATGACCTCTGAAAGCGGTTCTAGTGACACAGATGTCGTCGTGATCGGTGCTGGCCCCGGAGGGTACGTCGCTGCGATCAGGGCGGCACAGCACGGGCGCGACGTTACACTGGTCGAGAAGAACGCCTACGGCGGGACGTGTCTCAACGTCGGCTGCATTCCGTCGAAAGCGCTCATCACGGCAACGGATATCGCATACGACGCGGGGCAGGCCGAAGAGATGGGAGTCTACGCAGAAGCGGCGGTTGATCTCAAAGAGATGGTCGAATGGAAAGACGGTATCGTAGATCGATTGACCAACGGCGTCGAAAAACTCTCGAGCGCACGCGGCGTCACGTTGGTCGAGGGTACCGCATCGTTCGTCAACGAACGAACACTCGAGATCGAGACGGGTGGTGAGCGCGATCGGCTCTCGTTCGACCACGCGATCATCGCGACTGGATCACGGCCTATCGAGCTCCCAGGTATGGCTTTCGACGGCGAGACAGTGCTGTCCTCGACGCACGCGCTCGCACTCGAGCGGGTGCCACAACGGCTCGTCGTCGTCGGTGCGGGGTACATCGGCATGGAACTTTCGACGGTATTCGCAAAGCTGGGGACGGACGTCACGGTCGTCGAAATGCTCGGGGGCGTTCTCCCAGGGTACGACGACGAGATCTCGAATACCATCCGTTCGCGGGCCGAGAAGCTCGGGATAACGTTCCGGTTTGGAGAAGGTGCAAGCGACGCGACACAGACCCCGAACGGCGTTCGAGTCACGACCGAAAACGAGGGTGAAGAGTCGTTCGAATACGACGCCGACCACGTCGTCGTCGCCGTCGGCCGAGAGCCCGTTACCGACACGCTCGCGCTCGAAAAGATCGGAATCGAGCCGGACGATCGCGGGTTTATTCGGACCGACGAGCAGGGACGGACCGAGTGCGATCACGCGTTCGCGATCGGAGACGTCACCGGAGAGCCGATGCTCGCCCACGCGGCGAGCAAAGCGGGTCACGTCGTTGCGGACGTAGTCGCCGGAGAAACGACGACGCTGGATGAGTTCGTCGTGCCGGCGGCCGTGTTTACCGATCCCGAAATTGGATCAGTGGGGATGACCGCGGATGAGGCGACCGAACGCGGATACGAACCGGTCGTCGGTCGAATGCCGCTCAACGCGTCGGGTCGTGCCCTCACGCTCGACGAACCAGACGGGTTCGTCCGAATAGTCGCTGATGGAGACACCGAAACGATCCTCGGTGCACAGATCGTCGGTCCCGAAGCATCGGAACTGATCGCTGAACTCGCACTCGCGATCGACCTCGAGGCGACGCTGGCGGATCTCGCAACGACCGTTCACACGCATCCAACGCTGAGCGAAGCCGTGATGGAGGCCGCGGCAAACGCTCGCGGCGAGGCAATCCATACGCTCAACAGATAG
- a CDS encoding alpha-ketoacid dehydrogenase subunit beta, translating into MSATAGESEEFAVRDVINRTLGEEMERDDRVYIQGIDVSGRGGTSNILKGLDDRFGTDRVRNTPISEVSMVGSALGAAATGMRPVVEVMYCGFLGVAGDQLLNQVAKMRYMFGGELDLPMVIRTKNVMGANAAAQHSQALHHWLAAIPGLKVVCTSTPADTKGLLKAAVRSDDPVMVFEHGGVYNRKAPVPTEDYQYEIGKAAIERRGEDVTVVATQNQLWNALEAAERLASDGISVEVVNPRTISPLDTETIVESARKTGRCVVVDDTPLSYGTQSQLSAVISEGAFWDLDLPVKRLGVDNVPIPFSPTLEDEIIPGTDEIVDEILDLA; encoded by the coding sequence ATGAGCGCAACTGCAGGCGAGAGCGAAGAGTTCGCGGTTCGTGACGTGATCAACCGGACGCTCGGTGAGGAGATGGAACGCGACGACCGGGTCTACATTCAGGGGATAGACGTCTCCGGACGTGGCGGAACCTCGAATATCCTCAAAGGTCTGGACGACCGCTTTGGTACCGATCGCGTGCGAAACACTCCGATCAGCGAGGTTTCGATGGTCGGAAGCGCACTTGGCGCGGCCGCGACCGGCATGCGTCCCGTCGTCGAGGTCATGTACTGTGGGTTCCTGGGCGTGGCTGGCGATCAGTTGCTCAACCAGGTCGCCAAGATGCGCTACATGTTCGGCGGGGAACTCGACTTGCCGATGGTAATCCGAACCAAAAACGTGATGGGTGCAAACGCGGCCGCCCAACACTCTCAGGCGCTGCACCACTGGTTGGCAGCGATTCCGGGGCTGAAGGTCGTTTGTACGTCGACGCCTGCAGACACCAAAGGACTGTTGAAAGCCGCCGTCAGAAGCGACGACCCGGTGATGGTGTTCGAACACGGTGGGGTCTACAACCGGAAAGCCCCAGTACCGACTGAGGACTACCAGTACGAAATCGGGAAGGCAGCGATCGAGCGCCGCGGCGAGGACGTCACCGTAGTCGCGACCCAGAACCAACTCTGGAACGCACTCGAGGCCGCCGAACGGCTGGCGTCGGACGGGATCAGCGTGGAAGTCGTTAACCCCCGGACGATTTCACCGCTCGACACCGAAACGATCGTCGAAAGCGCCCGCAAGACCGGTCGCTGTGTCGTCGTCGACGACACGCCGCTGAGTTACGGGACCCAGTCACAACTGTCGGCAGTGATCTCCGAGGGTGCGTTCTGGGATCTCGACCTTCCCGTCAAGCGACTCGGTGTCGACAACGTTCCGATTCCGTTTAGTCCGACGCTCGAAGACGAGATCATCCCGGGAACCGACGAGATCGTCGACGAGATTCTCGACCTCGCCTGA
- a CDS encoding thiamine pyrophosphate-dependent dehydrogenase E1 component subunit alpha: MSSQGERSEEIADQERIDMLRTMVRIREFESVVQNKFADAEIPGFLHLYIGQEAIATGVCQALTERDYLTSTHRGHGHCIARGLDTDKMAAELYGKETGYCNGKGGSMHIADVNAGMLGANGIVAGGIPIATGAALSAKMRDTDEVAVSFFGDGALSEGAFHESFNQAGIWELPLLGIIENNQYGEMTGLEEHHPPSALDDLTIYGEPYGVTRIQVDGMDVEAVYEATLDAVDQARNGGGPSLIECVGYRFEGHHEGDSQFYRPDGELEEWKQRDPLSTYPEKLIGEGVLTEDGYAEIEAEIEAEIEDAIEFARNSDYPDPQQAYEGVFSDGGEQA, encoded by the coding sequence ATGAGTTCGCAAGGAGAGCGATCCGAAGAGATCGCAGATCAGGAGCGAATCGACATGCTCCGAACGATGGTTCGAATCCGTGAGTTCGAATCCGTTGTCCAGAACAAGTTTGCCGACGCTGAAATTCCTGGCTTCCTTCATCTGTACATCGGTCAGGAAGCTATTGCAACGGGTGTCTGTCAGGCACTTACTGAACGTGACTACCTGACGAGTACTCACCGTGGGCACGGTCACTGCATCGCCAGAGGACTCGACACCGACAAGATGGCCGCCGAACTGTACGGAAAGGAGACCGGCTACTGTAACGGCAAGGGCGGTTCGATGCACATCGCAGACGTCAACGCCGGAATGCTCGGCGCAAACGGGATCGTCGCCGGCGGCATCCCGATCGCAACCGGTGCTGCCCTGTCGGCAAAGATGCGAGACACCGACGAAGTCGCGGTCTCGTTTTTCGGTGATGGTGCACTCTCCGAAGGTGCGTTTCACGAGTCGTTCAACCAGGCTGGTATCTGGGAGCTTCCGCTTCTCGGAATCATCGAAAACAACCAGTACGGCGAAATGACCGGTCTCGAGGAACACCATCCACCGTCTGCGTTGGACGATCTCACGATATACGGTGAGCCCTACGGCGTTACTCGAATCCAGGTCGACGGAATGGACGTCGAGGCAGTGTACGAGGCAACCCTCGACGCCGTCGATCAGGCACGAAACGGCGGTGGTCCGTCGCTGATCGAGTGCGTCGGCTACCGCTTCGAGGGCCACCACGAGGGTGACAGTCAATTCTACCGTCCCGACGGTGAACTCGAGGAGTGGAAACAGCGCGATCCGCTTTCAACCTATCCGGAGAAACTCATCGGCGAGGGAGTACTGACCGAAGATGGCTACGCGGAGATCGAAGCCGAGATCGAAGCCGAGATCGAGGACGCGATCGAGTTCGCCCGAAACAGCGACTATCCTGATCCACAGCAAGCCTATGAGGGCGTCTTCAGTGATGGAGGTGAGCAGGCATGA
- a CDS encoding 2-oxo acid dehydrogenase subunit E2, translated as MGYIVRMPQMGMEMDRGEVVSWEYDEGETVEADEVIVVVESEKATNDVNARENGTIRRIIVEETEKVEPGTPIGILAAPDEDLSQFEDHIDASLVDGSDGGGADTGGNASGVEDGGNSASSSPASTTRSQSRPKSADVRASPGARQVAGENDVDLTTVEGSGPGGAITEGDVETHLENASETQSESRSGGSASDEPVRASPGARQLATEKGISLAAVDGTGPGGAITEGDVEAHLERDSGTAADVTRTVRETRELSTVQQTISDRLSESDRQAVHVTLNRSFSAETLRAVKTAAEQQDTDVSLTDLLLRSVGAQLETQPEFNALFEDGQHNLIEEVNVGVAVDVESGLLTPVVPTVSNKSVEAVADARRTLTRRALEGESTMDDLSGGTFTISNLGMFGVDDFDPIINPPEIAILGVGRIRDDGTMTLSLSFDHRVVNGADAARFLDGLVGTLTDSDALVEFFDADVPLTTAEPDLDDREIRIETDGDLAGRFRTAYGSVEFDEPEAIGGSGSAPSPVDHFLGSLGSCFSLMVRQLAAQNDVTVRSVTSDVVGSPDQGSLEEIDITLRVETDANLETVTELATKAERACYVARIVSDDVPIRLDVAELSS; from the coding sequence ATGGGTTATATCGTTCGAATGCCACAAATGGGCATGGAGATGGATCGAGGAGAGGTCGTCTCGTGGGAGTACGACGAGGGCGAGACGGTCGAAGCTGACGAGGTTATCGTCGTCGTCGAGTCTGAAAAGGCGACGAACGACGTGAACGCACGTGAGAACGGCACGATTCGTCGAATCATCGTCGAGGAGACGGAGAAAGTCGAGCCGGGAACTCCGATCGGAATTCTCGCCGCTCCCGACGAGGACCTCTCTCAGTTCGAGGATCACATCGATGCGTCGCTCGTGGACGGTTCCGATGGTGGCGGGGCCGACACCGGCGGTAACGCAAGCGGTGTCGAGGACGGAGGTAACTCGGCTTCGAGTTCTCCCGCCTCGACTACCCGTTCGCAGTCGAGGCCGAAAAGCGCCGACGTTCGTGCGTCACCCGGAGCGAGACAGGTAGCGGGGGAGAACGATGTCGATCTGACGACCGTCGAGGGCTCCGGTCCTGGCGGGGCAATCACCGAAGGAGACGTCGAGACTCATCTCGAGAACGCAAGCGAGACCCAATCCGAGTCCCGATCCGGGGGCTCTGCCTCGGATGAGCCGGTCCGTGCATCGCCCGGTGCGCGCCAGCTCGCGACCGAAAAGGGAATTTCTCTGGCTGCTGTCGATGGAACCGGCCCCGGTGGTGCGATCACCGAAGGGGACGTCGAGGCTCACCTCGAACGTGACTCCGGAACCGCCGCCGACGTCACGCGAACGGTCCGCGAAACGCGCGAACTCTCGACCGTCCAACAGACGATCAGCGATCGTCTGAGCGAGAGCGATCGCCAGGCGGTTCACGTCACACTGAACCGCTCGTTTTCAGCCGAAACGCTCCGTGCGGTCAAAACGGCCGCCGAGCAACAGGATACCGACGTCTCGCTTACTGACCTGTTGCTCCGAAGTGTCGGCGCTCAACTCGAGACACAGCCGGAGTTCAACGCACTCTTCGAGGACGGCCAGCACAACCTCATCGAGGAGGTCAACGTCGGCGTTGCTGTCGACGTCGAGAGCGGGCTGCTCACGCCTGTCGTCCCTACGGTGTCGAACAAAAGCGTCGAAGCGGTCGCAGACGCTCGGCGGACGTTGACGCGGCGAGCTCTAGAGGGCGAGTCGACGATGGACGATCTCTCGGGAGGAACCTTCACCATCTCGAATCTCGGTATGTTCGGCGTCGACGACTTCGATCCGATTATCAACCCCCCGGAGATCGCGATCCTCGGTGTCGGCAGGATTCGAGACGATGGGACGATGACGCTGAGCCTGTCGTTCGATCACCGCGTCGTCAACGGTGCCGACGCCGCCCGGTTCCTCGATGGACTCGTTGGTACTCTCACCGATTCGGACGCCCTGGTCGAGTTCTTCGACGCTGACGTTCCGCTCACGACGGCTGAGCCCGACCTCGACGATCGCGAGATCCGAATCGAAACGGATGGCGATCTCGCAGGACGCTTTCGGACCGCGTACGGTTCGGTCGAGTTCGACGAACCAGAAGCCATCGGCGGATCCGGATCTGCGCCCTCGCCCGTCGATCACTTCCTCGGCTCGCTCGGTTCCTGTTTCTCACTGATGGTCCGCCAGCTGGCTGCACAGAACGACGTCACCGTTCGTTCGGTTACGTCCGACGTCGTCGGTAGCCCCGACCAGGGTTCACTCGAGGAGATCGATATTACGCTTCGAGTCGAAACAGACGCAAATCTCGAGACGGTGACCGAACTCGCCACGAAGGCCGAACGGGCCTGTTACGTCGCCCGAATCGTCAGCGACGATGTCCCGATTCGTCTGGACGTTGCGGAACTGTCCTCGTAG
- a CDS encoding FGGY family carbohydrate kinase, producing the protein MDESRLVGVHLGTSSVRVATYDPDGTLIADGEAPIEEQTTIAWERALRSAAPALPSSGTCSVASTSGTVLLVDEYGEPVFPPQMYYESAPEQAKRLRQLDVGNDLTNWDVVSSSAGPLAKVLQLREDHPDRFEDVEWVLSPTTWLLYRLRYGRSSVWKTVETDWTNAMKFGADITVSMPEWNSSLFEACDLSSTLFPAIRPPGSYIGSAESEVAERTGFGGCKLYQGMTDGSASVLANGCLEPGDFSVTFGATSVIKYVLDEITPHEALYYHRHPLDGYILGASFDSGSVLRWYFNHVLDVAPEHGFELAKSIAPGQEYEVFLQGHRSPLYDPSVGTSLLGVECDTSLSTEAVRGRIARGLMTGIVLAEWTYIYRIQEHFDTTIDRIQLMNDGAPSLHDDYNWWNELRGQIWNRSITEMEPRMTAGLLIPAALITSEYADSNEAVNCLLRQRSEIEPASDQIGDYDDRRDRYLDRWYQVADLYDRH; encoded by the coding sequence ATGGACGAATCCCGTCTCGTTGGCGTACATCTCGGCACCTCGAGTGTACGGGTTGCAACGTACGATCCCGATGGAACGCTGATCGCTGACGGTGAAGCGCCGATCGAAGAGCAGACAACCATCGCGTGGGAACGTGCACTCCGGAGTGCAGCGCCGGCGCTCCCATCGTCGGGGACCTGTTCGGTCGCCAGTACGTCCGGTACCGTACTGTTGGTCGACGAGTACGGCGAACCGGTCTTTCCGCCGCAGATGTACTACGAATCAGCGCCGGAGCAAGCCAAACGTCTCCGTCAACTGGACGTCGGAAACGATCTGACGAACTGGGACGTGGTGTCGTCGTCGGCCGGGCCACTCGCGAAGGTTCTTCAGCTGCGAGAGGACCATCCCGACCGATTCGAGGACGTCGAGTGGGTTCTCAGCCCGACGACGTGGCTCCTATATCGGCTCCGGTACGGACGCTCGTCGGTCTGGAAGACCGTCGAGACCGACTGGACGAACGCGATGAAGTTCGGGGCGGATATCACGGTTTCCATGCCCGAGTGGAACAGCTCGCTGTTCGAAGCGTGTGATCTCTCTTCAACACTGTTTCCCGCGATTCGTCCGCCAGGTTCTTACATCGGATCGGCAGAAAGCGAAGTCGCAGAACGAACCGGATTCGGTGGCTGTAAGCTGTACCAGGGAATGACGGACGGAAGCGCATCAGTGCTCGCAAACGGCTGTCTCGAGCCCGGAGACTTCAGCGTCACGTTCGGGGCGACGAGCGTGATCAAATACGTGTTGGACGAGATTACACCTCACGAGGCACTGTACTATCACCGCCATCCGCTCGATGGCTACATTCTGGGTGCGTCCTTCGACAGCGGGTCCGTTCTCCGGTGGTACTTCAATCACGTACTCGACGTCGCCCCCGAGCACGGATTCGAACTCGCGAAGTCGATCGCTCCCGGTCAAGAGTACGAGGTCTTCCTTCAGGGTCACCGCAGTCCATTGTACGATCCGTCTGTGGGGACATCACTTCTCGGGGTCGAGTGTGACACGTCACTCTCGACGGAAGCAGTTCGCGGGCGGATCGCACGGGGCCTGATGACCGGAATCGTTCTTGCAGAGTGGACGTACATCTACCGTATTCAGGAACACTTCGACACGACCATCGACAGAATCCAGCTCATGAACGACGGAGCCCCGAGCTTGCACGACGACTACAACTGGTGGAACGAACTCCGAGGACAGATCTGGAACCGATCGATCACCGAGATGGAACCCAGAATGACGGCCGGACTTCTCATCCCTGCGGCACTCATTACGTCGGAGTACGCAGACAGCAACGAAGCCGTCAACTGTCTCCTGCGACAGCGTTCGGAGATCGAGCCGGCCAGCGATCAGATCGGAGACTACGACGACCGCCGAGACAGGTATCTCGACCGATGGTACCAGGTCGCTGACCTGTACGATCGGCACTAG
- a CDS encoding HAD family hydrolase, with protein MTRAVLFDMDGVLVDSEPHWKRYWQTEVFPEAVDGEPTLEDVTGRNFRESLVALDETYGLPGGPDRFEAEVEAFAERMYRERATVTEGMPALVSSLQDRVSSFGIVSSSPRRWITLVVDRSDLSAPDVIVSAEDIEAPGKPDPAIYEHALERLDVDPFDALVVEDSIHGARAASRAGTTVVRYEYGGDPEPIPEAEYVADDLPQLRTLLFELSADD; from the coding sequence ATGACACGAGCAGTTCTCTTCGATATGGACGGTGTACTGGTCGATTCGGAGCCACATTGGAAACGATACTGGCAGACGGAAGTGTTTCCCGAAGCGGTAGACGGCGAGCCAACACTCGAGGACGTCACCGGACGGAACTTTCGAGAAAGTCTCGTTGCGCTCGATGAGACGTACGGTCTCCCCGGTGGCCCCGACCGTTTCGAAGCTGAGGTCGAAGCCTTTGCCGAAAGGATGTACCGAGAGCGAGCGACCGTCACCGAGGGGATGCCGGCGCTCGTTTCGTCGCTTCAGGATCGAGTATCCAGTTTCGGTATCGTCTCCTCGTCACCGCGTCGGTGGATCACGCTCGTCGTCGATCGTTCCGACCTGAGCGCGCCAGACGTGATCGTCAGCGCCGAGGACATCGAGGCACCTGGTAAGCCGGATCCTGCGATCTACGAACACGCGCTCGAGCGGCTCGACGTCGATCCGTTCGATGCGCTCGTCGTCGAGGACTCGATACACGGCGCACGCGCGGCCAGCCGGGCCGGTACGACCGTCGTTCGGTACGAGTACGGAGGCGACCCGGAACCGATTCCCGAGGCGGAGTACGTTGCAGACGATCTGCCCCAGCTTCGCACCCTGTTATTCGAGTTGAGTGCGGACGACTGA
- a CDS encoding IclR family transcriptional regulator: MSENANHPVTTSQKTIRILETIFQENGGTLTELASELGMNKSTTHNHLTTLVDEELVVRDGAEYRLGLRLLEFGGYARNQHALYQRALPEIERLAEQTGEIANLVIEEHGHAVYLACETGEQAVNIDVYPGLRRPLQVTASGKAILASLSPDRVDEIVDRHGLPAKTPNSITTQDELEASLAAVRDRGIAFDDEEHIKGLRCVGAPIHDSNGEVLGAVSVSGPASRMTDGRFYDEFPSIVNSTLNVIELNINQKAP, translated from the coding sequence ATGAGCGAAAACGCAAACCATCCCGTGACGACGAGCCAGAAAACGATCCGGATTCTGGAGACGATTTTCCAGGAAAACGGCGGAACACTCACCGAGTTAGCGTCGGAACTCGGAATGAACAAAAGTACGACCCACAACCATCTGACCACACTCGTCGACGAAGAACTCGTCGTCCGAGACGGGGCGGAGTACCGACTCGGACTTCGGCTTCTCGAGTTCGGGGGGTATGCACGGAATCAACACGCGTTGTACCAGCGGGCGCTCCCGGAAATCGAACGGCTGGCCGAACAGACGGGAGAGATCGCAAATCTGGTCATCGAAGAGCACGGTCATGCGGTATACCTGGCCTGTGAAACCGGCGAGCAAGCCGTCAACATCGACGTCTATCCCGGCCTTCGGCGGCCGCTTCAGGTAACCGCCTCGGGAAAGGCGATTCTCGCAAGTTTATCACCGGACCGCGTCGACGAAATCGTCGACCGACACGGACTCCCGGCTAAAACGCCGAACAGCATCACCACGCAGGACGAATTAGAAGCGAGTCTCGCAGCGGTCCGAGATCGGGGAATCGCGTTCGACGACGAGGAACACATCAAGGGGTTGCGGTGCGTTGGTGCGCCAATCCACGATTCGAACGGAGAGGTACTCGGTGCAGTAAGCGTCTCTGGACCCGCGAGTCGCATGACCGACGGTCGGTTTTACGACGAGTTCCCATCGATCGTCAACAGCACGCTCAACGTCATCGAACTGAACATCAACCAGAAAGCTCCGTAA
- the fba gene encoding class II fructose-bisphosphate aldolase → MTFYRGSELESVYQNALSDGFGLVASNIAEPNVLIGLMEGASRAESDLLLQASAGACRFAGNGDAEAGLNALGAYIDALAEGFDIGVFLNMDHQTDTEFIEFQMDEEIPSSVMIDASSESFEENVKISREVVRMATEKDADVLIEAELGQIKGAEDDLEVDNAFYTDPEQAVEFVDRTGCDLLAISVGTQHGVAKGKDLELRPDLAGEIRQTLRDHGLDTPLVLHGSSGVQPDQLRTMLRHGICKVNKDTRYQYEYTRTAMEYYERHRNSIVPPDADRDGRDTFFNETAWTPNKDHFDPRVGGRQIRERIAEVHAQLAAVSGSAGRSRYLETQ, encoded by the coding sequence ATGACATTCTATCGTGGCAGTGAACTCGAGTCAGTGTACCAAAATGCACTCTCGGACGGATTCGGACTCGTCGCATCGAACATCGCCGAGCCGAACGTTCTGATTGGCCTCATGGAAGGTGCATCACGTGCAGAATCCGATCTGCTTCTCCAGGCCTCGGCCGGTGCCTGTCGGTTCGCGGGTAACGGCGACGCGGAGGCGGGGCTGAACGCTCTCGGCGCGTATATCGACGCGCTTGCCGAGGGATTCGATATCGGCGTGTTTCTCAACATGGATCACCAAACGGACACGGAGTTCATCGAATTCCAGATGGACGAGGAGATCCCGTCGTCGGTCATGATCGACGCCTCAAGCGAATCGTTCGAAGAAAACGTCAAAATCAGTCGAGAAGTCGTTCGTATGGCCACCGAGAAAGACGCTGACGTCCTTATCGAGGCTGAACTCGGGCAGATCAAGGGTGCAGAGGACGATCTCGAGGTAGACAACGCGTTCTATACGGATCCGGAACAGGCGGTCGAGTTCGTCGATCGAACAGGATGTGATCTGCTCGCGATATCCGTCGGCACACAACACGGCGTCGCCAAGGGAAAAGACCTGGAACTCCGCCCGGATCTGGCTGGGGAGATTCGCCAGACGTTGCGAGACCACGGACTGGATACACCGCTGGTTCTCCACGGGTCCTCCGGCGTCCAACCGGACCAACTCCGGACGATGCTCAGACACGGGATCTGTAAAGTGAACAAAGACACACGATACCAGTACGAATACACGCGAACGGCCATGGAGTACTACGAGCGACACCGAAATTCGATCGTCCCACCGGACGCTGATCGGGATGGTCGAGACACCTTCTTCAACGAGACCGCGTGGACACCGAACAAGGATCATTTCGATCCACGGGTCGGCGGTCGCCAAATACGCGAACGTATCGCGGAGGTACACGCGCAGCTGGCCGCCGTCTCGGGGAGCGCGGGACGAAGTCGGTACCTCGAGACGCAGTGA